The Skermanella rosea sequence ATGCGGTCAGAACGGGTCGAGTTCGGTATCCCAGTAAAGAAAATCCCGCCAACTTTCGTGCAAGAAGTTTGGCGGGAAGGATCGTCCGTTTTCCTGAAGCTGATGCGCCGTCGGCTGGAAGGGCGGCATTAACGGTACCATGCCGCACTGATTGGGTAGCCTGTTCCCTTTCCTGAGATTGCACGCCGAACAGGACGTCACGACGTTCTCCCACGTCGTTCGCCCGCCTTTCGACCGCGGGATCACGTGGTCGAACGTCAATTCCTGCGTCGGGAACGGCTCGTTGCAGTACTGGCACGAGAACCTGTCGCGCAGGAAGACGTTGAACCTGGTGAAGGCGGGACGGCGGGCCGCCGGGATGTACTCCTTCAACGAGATCACGCTGGGAAGCTTGATCTCGAAGTTGGGGGACCGGACGACTCGGTCGTATTCGGAGATGATGTTCACGCGGTCGAGGAAGACGGCCTTGACCGCTTCCTGCCAGGACCACAGGGACAAAGGAAAGTAGCTCAGCGGACGAAAATCCGCATTCAGTACCAGCGCCGGACAGTGATCGGGTGGTGGTGCCAAGCCCACGCCCTCCTCTGGTTCCCTTGCCTGTCAGGCCCAAGCGCCTGACTTGGATGCGCTTCTCTCATAGAGCATCCTCGACCCAAACTCAACAAGCTGGACCGCCGGACATTCCCAACTTCATGATGCTGTAACGGTGCGCCGTACCAACCGGCCCATCCACGCGGGTGGCCACGCGGGTGGGTGGGCCGGGGCTTACGGCGTGTAGGTCATCCCAGAAGCGCCCGTTTCAGGAAGAAACCGCCGCGGGTCAGGCCGTCCTGGTCGATTCCGTGCCCCAGGCCGGGCCGGACCTCGACTTCCACGGGCACGCCGGCGGCTTGCAGGACAGCCTGCGCGGCCGGCAGTGCCTGCGGCGGCACCACCTGATCGGCATCGCCATGGACCAGGAGGACCGGCGGACGGGACTTTATCTCCCCCGCCAGCAGCTCGGGAGCGAGCAGCGCGCCGGAATAGCCCAGGACGGCGGCAACCGAGTCGGACCGGCGCAGCGCCACGTAAAGGGATGTCATGGTGCCTTGCGAGAACCCGACGAGCGCCAGCTTGTCCGCCGTGAGGTTGCGTTCCGCCAGGGCCTGGTCGATGAAGGCATCGATCACCGGAGCGACCCGCTTGACCCCCGCCGTCATGGCGGACATCGAACGGTCCAGCAGGCTGAACCATTGATAGCCGTAGGGCGACATGTCGCACCGGTCGGGCGCGTTGGGGGAGATGAACTCGGCATCCGGAAGCAGGGCGCCCCAATAGTCCGCCAGCGAAATCAGGTCGTCGCCATCGGCGCCGACTCCGTGCAGCAGGATCACGAGCTGGCGGGCGGGTCCACCGGACGCGGGCGGGACGCCGGGTCCCGAGAGTTTGGCAAGGTCGCTCATGGGTGCTGTTTTGACCAACCCCATTCGTCCTGTCAATCTCCCTACGAACTACCAACGGAATTTGAACGGCGGCGCTTCCCACGCAGACGTCTTGGGCAGGAAGGGCTTGGCAAGGCACGAGCCACAGGGCCAGATGAGGGCGCCATGAGCATCGTCACACGTTTCGCCCCCAGCCCGACCGGGCATCTCCACCTGGGCCATGCCCATTCCGCCCTGTTCGGCTGGCACGCGGCAGTCGATCATGGCGGACGCTTCCTCCTGCGGATCGAGGACATCGATCCGACCCGGTGCCGGCCGGAGTTCGAGCGCGACCTGATCGAGGACCTGGAATGGCTCGGCCTGGACTGGCCCCGGCCGGTCCGCCGCCAGTCGGAGCATCTGGAGGATTACCGCGCGGCCCTGGAATGCCTGGACAGGCTCGGCGTGACCTATCCCTGCTTCTGCACGCGCCGGGAGATCGAGGAGGAGATCGCGCGCGCCGGGCACGCCCCCCATGGACCGGATGGCCCGCTTTATCCCGGCACCTGCCGCACCCTGACGGCAGGGGACCGGGCGGACCGCCTCGCCCGGGGCATACCCTTCGCCGTCAGGATCGACGTCGCCCGCGCGTCGGATCTGGCAGGGCCGCTCACCTGGCATGACCGCGCCGCCGGCATGGTCCCGGCCGATCCCGGGATCCTGGGCGACGCGATCCTGGCCCGGAAGGACGTGCCGACCAGCTACCATCTCAGCGTCACCGTGGACGACCATCTGCAGGGCGTGACCCTGGTGACCCGCGGAGAAGACCTGTTCTTCGCCACCCACCTTCACCGCCTGCTGCAGGCCCTGCTGGGTTACGCCGCGCCGGAGTATCACCACCACCGTTTGCTGACCAACGAGCACGGCGAACGGCTCGCCAAGCGCGACAAGGCGGTCTCGCTCCGATCACTCCGCGCCGCCGGCAGGACGCCGGCGGAGGTCAGGGCCATGGCGGGATTTCCGTGAAGCGGGAACTTCCCCAGAGGGGGCGCCGCAGACCCATGACGAGGTCCAGGTAGTCGGGTTGCTCGGGCTTCAGGTAGCCGTGGCGCACCAGGAAGTCGATGATCACCAGGTTCACGTTGAACTTGAAGTCGTCGGTGTCGCGGACTCGGGCGGCCACCTGGTCGAGCGGCCACAGCATGAATTCCTCCACCTCCCCGTCGGTGTTCCTCGGCGTGAAGTCCTCGGCCAGTTCGAGGTCGTAGAGGAACAGGGTGTCGGGTTTCAGGCCGGCCTCGTTCTCCATCAGGTAGGATACCGCGCCGACGGGCATGGCGCGACGGGCGGCGTCCGCAGACAGGCCGGCCTCCTCCTCCGCCTCCTTCACGAGGTTTTCGTCGAGCGACAACCCGTAGGGCTGGCCGCCGGCCACCAGGTTGTCCAGCTTGCCCGGGGCGATCCTGCGGTCGGTGGCACGCTTGCCGACCCAGAGATGAAGCCCATCGGGCCGCCGGACGAAACCGTTGATGTGGAGCCCGAAGGAACGGATGCCGAAGAAGGCGACCGCCGACCGGTCGATCTTCAGC is a genomic window containing:
- a CDS encoding HNH endonuclease, whose translation is MAPPPDHCPALVLNADFRPLSYFPLSLWSWQEAVKAVFLDRVNIISEYDRVVRSPNFEIKLPSVISLKEYIPAARRPAFTRFNVFLRDRFSCQYCNEPFPTQELTFDHVIPRSKGGRTTWENVVTSCSACNLRKGNRLPNQCGMVPLMPPFQPTAHQLQENGRSFPPNFLHESWRDFLYWDTELDPF
- a CDS encoding DUF4743 domain-containing protein, with amino-acid sequence MTSYLHHIRACNTHDLSDFRPFRVGGDQVGWVRHALADHLTRFDDVFDVGQDGISLRETLGTFDSRSEAMARVLDALVADGTIQRLRREAYPVVTAWGAEPLLKIDRSAVAFFGIRSFGLHINGFVRRPDGLHLWVGKRATDRRIAPGKLDNLVAGGQPYGLSLDENLVKEAEEEAGLSADAARRAMPVGAVSYLMENEAGLKPDTLFLYDLELAEDFTPRNTDGEVEEFMLWPLDQVAARVRDTDDFKFNVNLVIIDFLVRHGYLKPEQPDYLDLVMGLRRPLWGSSRFTEIPPWP
- a CDS encoding alpha/beta hydrolase → MSDLAKLSGPGVPPASGGPARQLVILLHGVGADGDDLISLADYWGALLPDAEFISPNAPDRCDMSPYGYQWFSLLDRSMSAMTAGVKRVAPVIDAFIDQALAERNLTADKLALVGFSQGTMTSLYVALRRSDSVAAVLGYSGALLAPELLAGEIKSRPPVLLVHGDADQVVPPQALPAAQAVLQAAGVPVEVEVRPGLGHGIDQDGLTRGGFFLKRALLG
- the gluQRS gene encoding tRNA glutamyl-Q(34) synthetase GluQRS: MSIVTRFAPSPTGHLHLGHAHSALFGWHAAVDHGGRFLLRIEDIDPTRCRPEFERDLIEDLEWLGLDWPRPVRRQSEHLEDYRAALECLDRLGVTYPCFCTRREIEEEIARAGHAPHGPDGPLYPGTCRTLTAGDRADRLARGIPFAVRIDVARASDLAGPLTWHDRAAGMVPADPGILGDAILARKDVPTSYHLSVTVDDHLQGVTLVTRGEDLFFATHLHRLLQALLGYAAPEYHHHRLLTNEHGERLAKRDKAVSLRSLRAAGRTPAEVRAMAGFP